The DNA window CAGCCACGACGTTATAATAGAAACCGAGCTCCGTGAAGATCTGGGCGGCATTGAGATCAGCGTCTGCACGCAGGACTATGCAGGTGTTCTGCGCCGTATGGCAGGAGCCCTCTCCTCTCTGGGACTCAACATCATGTGGGCGCAGATAAATACCCTCGCAAACAACATCACAATCGACAAACTTATTGTGCAGAACCCGTGGGATCAGCGCGACAGCATTGAAGAAAAATGTGATAATATGGTTAAGAGGGTCAGAGAAGCCGTCCTCGGCAATTTTGACATTGACCGTGCGCTTGAAAACAAACAGGCTGTATTCGGCAGAAAACAGTCATCCGTGGCCTACAAAAAGGACAAAGTTGTCTTCGATAACGAAATATCCGGTCAATATACCATACTGGATATTTTTACGGAGGACAGGCTGGGTCTGCTTTATAACATACTGGGAATATTTAAAAAACTTGGCCTCAACCTCATAAAGGCAAAAATCTCCACCGATGTGGACAAGGTAGTGGACTCGTTTTACCTGACGGATCTCAACGGAGAAAAAATAACCGATGAGCAAACACTCGAATCAATCAGACAGGAACTCATATTCGAGCTTGGAAGCCCGAATATTTAAGAGCCTCAGGCTTTACCCTGAGCTTGATTCCGGTCTGAACAGACAGTTTTCCTTTACTCCGAGCTCCGATCTGGCTGACATTCTCATTGTGGACAGCTATGAGAATACCGCACGCGATAAAGTCAACATCCTTATATCCAATGAAAAATACCATGACGTGCTTTGTATTTCGCCTTCTGAGTCCACGGAGTTTATCATAAACTCCCTCAGGCTGCTGATAAAGGGCTATTCCACTTCCCCGCGCATAAACAAGCTCAAAGCACTGGAGGAGCAGAACGCACTGCTTTCAGAGGCGAATAAGGGACTGGTGGAGCTTTATAATCTGATAGAAAGCAAGAATAACCAAATCCAGTTCCTTAAGAATAAGCTGGAAAATATTATAAACTCTGCCGGAGAAAGCATAGTTGAAATTAACGAAGGCGGGGAAATTATCTTCGCCAACAACAAGTTTTCATCTACCACAGGTTATACCAAAGAGCAGACAGAGAGGATGAACTTTGTCCTCCTCCTTGAATCCGGCAAACGCGCGGAATTTATTGAGGGGCTCACAACACTGGTCGGAGACACTATCGGCGACATAAACGCCCGTCTGAAAAAACGTGACGGGGAATACATTGATATTCAGGGGTACATGACCCTGATAAAAGGGAAAGACATACACTACGAGCTTATTTTTCAGGACATCAGCCGCAAGCTCCAGCTTGAGAAGCAGATGAAGTATCTTGAGGAAAAGGCCATAGTATCCGGTCTTTCCAGACACCTTTCTCATAATATTCTCAATGCCCTCACAGTTGCCGGAGGTTTTCTGAAAAAAATAAAGGAATCCGGCGACCAGACGGATATGATGAAGCATCGCTGGCAGATTGTGGATGACAAATTTAAGCTGATTGAAGAAATAGTTACCGGATATAATGACTACACGAACGTAATCAATCTTAAATATACGGACAATCTGGATATTGCCGATTTCTTCCACGGGCTCATACGCGCAATAGCCCTGAAAAAGTTTGATAAAACCTTCTCAGCCTTCCTTTATAAC is part of the Geovibrio ferrireducens genome and encodes:
- a CDS encoding PAS domain-containing protein is translated as MEARIFKSLRLYPELDSGLNRQFSFTPSSDLADILIVDSYENTARDKVNILISNEKYHDVLCISPSESTEFIINSLRLLIKGYSTSPRINKLKALEEQNALLSEANKGLVELYNLIESKNNQIQFLKNKLENIINSAGESIVEINEGGEIIFANNKFSSTTGYTKEQTERMNFVLLLESGKRAEFIEGLTTLVGDTIGDINARLKKRDGEYIDIQGYMTLIKGKDIHYELIFQDISRKLQLEKQMKYLEEKAIVSGLSRHLSHNILNALTVAGGFLKKIKESGDQTDMMKHRWQIVDDKFKLIEEIVTGYNDYTNVINLKYTDNLDIADFFHGLIRAIALKKFDKTFSAFLYNFLDHYEIDYTFRFTRSCRMEANKNFLKLGFCYIIKDTIRYFGDEPPMNFKITTEVLNGRFAISIYVDDLDVPQPVLETMCQPWNHNMLSQSFDYWGIVIASVIMEKHGGNLSIEKCNGGMKIIMLF